One Hordeum vulgare subsp. vulgare chromosome 4H, MorexV3_pseudomolecules_assembly, whole genome shotgun sequence DNA window includes the following coding sequences:
- the LOC123449400 gene encoding mitochondrial outer membrane protein porin 5, which yields MAMKGPGLFTDIGKKAKDLLTRDYTYDQKLSVSTVSSSGVAVTSTAVKKGGLYSLDVASAYKYKNTLVDVKVDTESNISTTLTVLDVLPSTKLVTSVKFPDYNAGKVEVQYFHDNATFAAAVGMKPSPMVDFSVVVGPKGLAFGGEAGFDTSSGKFTKYTAGFSVTKPDFHASAILADKGDTIKVSGVYHLDEKQKASAVAEFTRKLSTNENTLTVGGLYTVDPQTAVKARLNNTGKLAALLQHEVKPKSLLTISGEFDTKALDRAPKFGLSLVLKP from the exons atggccatgAAGGGACCGGGCCTCTTCACCGACATCGGCAAGAAGGCCAAGG ATCTGCTCACCAGGGACTACACCTACGACCAGAAGCTCTCCGTCTCCACCGTCAGCTCCTCCGGAGTG GCCGTCACTTCCACAGCTGTGAAGAAAGGAgggctttattctcttgatgtagCTTCAGCTTACAAGTATAAGAATACTCTTGTTGATGTCAAAGTGGATACAGAATCAAAT ATCTCTACTACATTGACTGTCTTGGATGTCCTGCCATCCACAAAGCTTGTGACGTCTGTCAAGTTTCCTGATTACAATGCTGGAAAG GTGGAGGTGCAATACTTCCATGACAATGCAACTTTTGCTGCCGCCGTTGGCATGAAGCCCTCTCCTATGGTTGATTTTTCTGTGGTAGTAGGCCCTAAAGGACTTGCCTTCGGTGGGGAAGCTGGGTTTGACACTTCTTCAGGAAAGTTTACCAAGTACACTGCTGGTTTCAGTGTAACCAAGCCTGACTTCCATGCTTCAGCTATTCT GGCAGACAAAGGTGACACCATCAAAGTGTCAGGTGTGTATCACCTTGATGAGAAGCAGAAGGCTTCGGCCGTGGCTGAATTTACCCGGAAGCTCTCAACAAACGAGAACACACTGACAGTTGGTGGCCTGTACACTGTCGACCCTCAGACAGCTGTGAAGGCAAGGCTCAACAACACTGGAAAGCTTGCTGCCCTTCTCCAGCACGAGGTTAAACCAAAGTCACTCTTGACGATATCCGGTGAATTCGACACCAAGGCCTTGGACAGAGCACCCAAGTTTGGGCTGTCACTTGTGCTCAAGCCCTGA